TGGTGAACGGCGAGGTCCAGCAGCAGGCCTACACCGTCACCGGCGAGTACGAGGACGGGGATCCCGTGGATTTCACGGAGGAGGCCGTCTTCGAGTTGTCGGACGGGAAGCTCGGCGACTTCGAAGGCAACCTGCTGACCACATCCGATCAGTTCGGGGGCCAGGCGGTCGTCTCCGTCCAGATCGGAGAGACCGTCGCCGAGGCGCAGGTGACGGTCGTCATCGAGTCGGTCTTCATCGGCGAGGGTGTTCCCGAAGGCGTCGAAGAGCTCTTCGACGGCACGGACGACCCCGCCAGGGCGCCGGCGATCACCTACCCCGCCGACGGCGTGCTGCTGCCCCCCAACTTGGCCGACGTCGGGTTCTTCTGGGACGGGGGCGCGGGGAACGACGTGTGGCGCGCGCGGTTCGAAGGGCAGTACAGCACCATCGACGTCTACCTCGCGGCGACCTCCTACGTTCCCGTCGAGCTGGCGTGGAGCCAGATCATCCCGGCAAACGGCGGCCTCGAGCCGGTTCAGCTCACGGTCGCAGGCACGTCCACGTCCGATCCGGCGACGGTGGGCACGTCCGAACCTTTGGCGTACGCGGTCGCCGAGGAGTCGGTGGAAGGAGGGGTGTACTACTGGGCCGCCTCGAGCACCGTCGGCGCGGACTACGGCATCTTCCGGTTCGACTTCGGCAAGCCGGAGGTGGCGGCGCAGCCGGTGTACACGACGGTCGAGACGGCGGGGCGCTGCGTCGCGTGTCACGCTCTCCGGCACGACGGCACGGCGATGACGGTCAACTACGACGGCGGCGGCGGCCCGGCGGATCTCATCTCGGTCGCGGATCAGGTGTCGATCCTCGAGGAGGAGAACGCGTTCTGGGCCAACTTCGAGACCTTCTCCCCCGACGACGCGTACCTCCTGACGGTGTACGAGGGGATCTTCACGCTGAGAGACGGCGACACGGCGGCGCCGATCGAGGCGCTGCCCCTCGAGTACGTCACCTACCCCGACTGGTCCCTCGACGGGGGGACCATCGCCTTCACGCGCTGCACGCGCCCGGCGGAAGGGTTCTCGGACTGGGGGTTCCGCGGGGGGCAGATCGAGACCATCGCCTACGACGGCCCCGGCGGGTGGGGCGAGCCGACCGTGCTCGTCCCGGCCGAGGTCGACGGCGTCAACTACTACTACCCCGCGATCAGCCCGGACGGGGGCTGGGTGATCTACAACCGCTCGACCGAGTCCGACACCGACGTCGGCGCCGGCGACAGCTACTCGGACAACGACGCCACCCTGCACGCGATCGGCGCGGACGGGGAGAACAACCTCCCGCTCGCGCGGGTCAACCTCACGGGGGAGCTGCGCACCTCGTGGGCCAAGTGGTGCCCGTTCGTCTACGAGTACAAGGGGGAGCCGGTGATGTGGTTCACCTTCTCCAGTATGCGCAAGTACGGGAATCTCCTGACCGACGGGCAGAACCCCCAGTTGTGGATGGCGGCGTTCAGCCCCGCCTTGGCCGAGGGCGGAGAGGATCCGAGCTGGCCGGCGTTCTACCTGCCGTTCCAGGACATCACCACCAACAACCACATCGCCCAGTGGACCGAGATCGTGGTGGACATTCAGTAGCGGGAAAGGATGGCCGCTCATGATGCTGGACAGAAGGCTTTCTCTCGCGGTCGTCGCCCTGTGCGCCGCCCTCGCCTCGTGCGAGTCGTCAGGGGGCGCGGGGGGCGCCGGTGACGCGGACGCCGACACGGACACGGACACGGACTCGGATGCGGACACCGACGCGGACACCGACTCGGAATCGGAGGACGCAGGGGAGTGCGCGCCCGACTGCGGGGACAAAGAGTGCGGCGACGACGGGTGCGGAGGGTACTGCGGGACGTGCGTCACTCCCCCGGCCGACGTGTGCCTCGACGCCGGAGTGGTGGATCATTTCGATCAGGACCAGGTGGGGATCTGCGAGATCTCCACGTGCGTCTACCTCGACGTCGTGTATTCCTGCCCGATCGGATCCTCGTGCGCGACGGACTATTGGGGCACGTGGGCCTGCGCGGGCCAGACGCCGATCGGCAACCTGGAGTCGGCGGCGGACACGAGCATCTCCGGTTGGGCTTGTGACGCGGACACGCCGTGGACCTCGATCGGCGTCCACCTCTACTTCGATTCGGTGCCGGGCGATCCCAGCCCGATCGTTCGGGCGATCTTTGCGGAGAACGTCTCGGAGCCGGGCGTCAACGCCGCGTGCGGCGGCGGGGACCACCACCGCTTCGCGTTCGTCCCGGACGGTCCGCTCATCACGCAGCTGGCGAGCGGCCTGCACACGGTCTACGCCTTCGGCATCAACTCGGACGGGGTCGGGGGAAACCCCCAGATCTCCAACTCGCCGCTCACGTTCACGATCCCGTGATCGCGGCGGACACCCTCGAGCGCGCGGAGCGGGAAGAGAATCCCGAGCCGTAGCGTCCCGGCTCCGGCCTAAAATCCGACCGATCCGGCGGATCCGACCGATCGGTCGGATCGATCACCGCGCACTTCACGCCGCAGCCGTCCGCGGCTACAATCGTCACGTTCAACAACGAGGAGAAGTTGCGATGACCTCGGCCCGTGACGACAAACGGAGTGGTACCCGGCGACGCAATCGCTCGCTCGCTGAGCGCAGCGTAGGATCTTCGGACACGTCGCCGGCCTCGCCCCTCGACATCCCGGCCGTGCCCACCCGTCTGAAAAAAGGCGAGCTCGTCGCGATCATCCGCGAAGGTCGCGAGCGGCGGTGAGCCGATCCGTTACTCCACCACGATCCGCGGGGCGCCGGGGGCGGCGCGGGTGACGATCTCGTAGTTGATGGTGCCCGCGAGGCGGGCGAGATCCTCGGCCGTGACCGACTCGTCGCCCTGCGAGCCGAGCAGCACGACCTCGTCGCCCTCGGCCGCGCCGGGCACGTCCGACACGTCGATCATCATCATGTTCATGCACACGCGGCCCACGACCGGCGCCCGCACGCCGCGGACGATCGTGCGCGCCGCGTTGGAGAGCGAGCGGTCGTAGCCGTCCGCGTAGCCGACCGGCAGCACCGCGAGCAGCGTCGACCGCGTCGCGCGGAACGTGCGGCCGTAGCCCACGTAGTCGCCGGCCACGACGCACTTGATCTGGGCGATTCGGGTCTTCCACGTCATGGCGGGCCTGAGCCCCAGGCGGTTGCGGCCGAGCGCGTTCGCCGAGACGCGCGTCTCCTTCGAGGGCCACAGGCCGTACACGCCGATGCCGGCCCGGACGAGCGCGTGGTGCGTCTCCGGGAAGAGGATCGCGGCGGCCGAGCACGCGGTGTGCGGCATCGGGATCTCGACGCCCGCGGCGCGCAGCCCGTCGAGCACCTCCAGGAACCGCGCCTTCTGCTTCGCGGCGTAGGCGTGCTCGGTCGTGTCCTCGATGTCCGCGAAGTGCGTGTACGCGCCCTCGACCACGGCGCCGGCCGCCTCGAGCAGGCGGACCGCGCCCGGCAGCTCGCCGGCCAGCATCCCCTGCCGGTTCGTGCCGGTCTCGACCTTGACGTGGACGCGCGCCCCCTTGGCCCCGGGTCGCGCCGCGATCGCCGCCGCGGCGATAGGCGACGCCGCGGTGAGGCGCAGGCCCGCCGCGAGCGCCCTATCGAGCGCCGCCTCGGGTACCGGGCCGAACACGAGGATCGGGGCGTCGATCCCCGCCTCGCGCAGCGCGAGCCCCTCGAGCGCCGAGAACACGCCGAGCCAGTCCGCGCCCGCGCCGAGCGCGATCCCGGCGACCTCGCGCATGCCGTGCCCGTACGCGTCCGACTTCACGACCGCCATGAGGGCGCGGTCCGGTCCCGCGATCCCGCGGAACGCGGCGACGTTGTTCGCCACGGCGCCCGCCGAGATCTCGATCCACGTGTTCGCCATCGACGCGTCCAAAGGGGGCCTCCTCCGTCGGCCGGGAATAGCAGCTCCCTGCTTCCCGTCAACCGATCTCGGGAACGCCGCGTCCGGCCGCCCGAATTCCGGGACCGCGCGTCCCGGCGTTTCTCGACAACGCGCGATCGGGGGGTTACGAACGTTCATGAGCATCGCCATTTCGATCATCGCGCTCGGCCTCCTCATCGCGTTCCACGAGCTCGGCCACTACGCCGCCGCGCGCTTGGTCGGCATGCGCGTGCTGCGCTACTCGATAGGCTTCTTCAAGCCGATCCTCTCGTGGACCTCGAAGAAGACGGGCATCGTCTACCAGGTCGGGATCCTGCCGCTCGGCGGCTTCGTGCAGATCAAGGGGATGAACCCGTTCGAGGAGGGCGCGTTCGAGGATCCGGACTCCTACCAGACCAAGTCCGCGTGGCGGCGCGCGGCCGTGATCGCGGCGGGCCCGGCGGCGAACTTCGCCCTTTCGTTCGTCGTCCTGTGGGCGCTGTTCGCGATCGGCGGGCCGATGGAGGTGGACGAGGCGAGGGTGGGCGCGGTCTCGCGCGGCGGGCCTGCGGAGCGCGCGGGCCTCGAGCCGGGCGACCGCGTGATCGAGCTCGACGGCCGCCCGATCTCGACGTGGGAGGAGCTCTCCTCGAACCTCCACGAGAGCCCGGGAAAGCGCGTCGAGCTGCTCGTCGAGCGCGGCGAGGCGCGCCGCACGATCGCGGTCACCCCGGAGGACAAGGGCGGCATGGGCCTCATCGGCATCGGCCAGCCGTCGGTCCTCGTGCGGTACCCGGTGCACGGGGCGGCCGGCGCCGCGCTCGGGCAGTGCACGAGCTGGATCTCGATGACGTTCGCCGGTCTCAAGAGCTGGATGACGGAGGAGGACTCGGCGATGTCGCCGGTCGGCCCGGTCGGCATCGTCAAGATGGCCGCGAGCAGCCTCGACGTGGGGCCCGCGCACTTCATCGTCTTCGTGGCGTACTTGAGCGTGATGCTGTTCCTGTTCAACCTGTTCCCGCTCCCCGCGCTCGACGGCGGCCGGTGCCTCGTGCTGCTCGGCGAGACGATCACGCGCCGCCGCCTGAACCGCACGATCGACGCCTACGTCAACACGGCGGGCTTTTTCCTCGTGCTCGGCCTCATCGCCGTGATCACGGTGAAGGAGGTCTTCTTCGGATGAGCGGCGGGGCGAAAAGCCCGGCCAGGCCCCGCGGCCGCGCTGGCCGGGCCGTCGCGCTCGTCGCGATCGCCGCGGCGATCGCCGGGCTGTTCCTCGTCCAGCTCACGGGCGGCGGCAAGCTCCCCGAGGGCGCGGTGGCGCCGGCGTTCTCCCTGCCCCGTGCGGACCGGGCGGGCGAGCGCGTCGAGCTCGCGCTCCTCCGCGGCAAGGTCGTGGTGCTCGACTTCTGGTCCACGACGTGCCCGCCGTGCCTCGCCGAGATGGACGAGCTCGAGACGCTCCGGCGGCGCATGGGGCCGCGCGGCGTCGAGGTCGTCGGGATCTGCGCGGGCGGCGAGCCCGTCGACGAGGTTGCGCGGTTCGTCCGCGGGCGCGGGGTGTCGTACCCGATCGCCGTGGACGAGGACGGCGTTGCCGCCGCGGCCTACCGCGTCCGCTCCCTGCCCACGCTCTACGTCGTGGACGCCGCGGGCCGCGTGACCGCCGGCCACTCAGGGTTCTGGGCCGAGGACGACATCGCGGCCGCCGTGGCGGACGCGCTCGCCGCGCCCGGGGCGAATCGGTGAGCGGCCGGGCCGCGTTTCGGGTAGAATGCGGCTCCCTTTCTCGACGACGAGGTGGAGCATGAAGAGCGCGGCGGCGGTGGCGATCCTTCCTTGGGTGCTCGCGGCGGGGCTCATGGCGTGCGGCGAAGACGAGCGCGGGCGGGGGACCGGTGAACCGGGCGACATCCAGGTCAGCGCGGATCAGGAACAGGCGATGTGCGACATCCTGACCACGACCGTCGGCACGGGGCCGATCCCGGTCACCACGGGCGCGGACATGGAGAGCGCGCCCGGGATCGACGCGCAGCCCGGCAAGAAGCCCGTCACGCTCACCGACTTCGAGGGACAGAACGGCGGCTACCTGCGGCTCTCGATCGACCCGGCGAACGACACGCCCGTGTTCATCATGTTCGACGACCCGATGCCGTTCGAGGTCGTCCGGGAGGACGGCGAGGTCGTCGACTTCGACGACGCGGCGGAGGGCTCCGATCTGTGCGACGCCGCGGCGGGCCGCTACACGTGGTGGGTCTCGGGCAGCGAGAACTACCTCCTGTTCGGCCCGACCGAGCAGCTGAACTTCGATCTCGTGCTCGAGGTCGTCGACTGATCCATGCGCTACGCGGCCGATCCGCCTTCGCGCCGCGTCCGCCCCGCCGGCGGGCGGATCGGGGTGCCGCGCTCCTTGTGCTACGACGAGCTGCGGGCGTTCTTCGACGCCGCGCTCTCGGCGCACGGCTTCGAGGTCGTGCACGCGGCGCGGAGCTCCGCTGCGACCCTCGCGGCGGGCCTCGCGCGGTGCGTCGACGAGGTCTGCTTCCCGCTCAAGGTGTTCTTCGGGCACGTCGCGGCGCTCGCCGACGGCGGAGTCGACACGGTGCTCGTGCCGCGCATCGTGTCGCTCGCCAAGGGCCGCAACCTCTGTCCGAAGTTCCACGTGCTCCCGGATCTCGTCGAGAGCGCCTTTCCGGAGCTCTGCGTGATCGCGCCGTACGTCGATCTCCACCACTCGAGGCGCGTCGATCTCGCCCTGCACCTCGTCGACGCCATGCGGCCCGCGCTCGTCGAGCTCGGGGCCTTCGACTCGCGATCGAAGGGGCGGCTCGCGGACGCGTGGCGCGCCGAGTGCGCCCGCGCCGAGGCGCCCGCCCCCGGGGGCGACGCGGTGCGCGTCGCGGCGATCGGCCACCTGTACGCGGAGCGCGATCCGTTCCTCGGCGTCGGCGTCGCGCGCGAGCTCGGGCGGCTCGGCGCGGTCGTCGTGGGCAGCCCCGAGATCGTCCCCGAGGCCCCGAGCGCGATCGAGGACGGGATGTACTACGAGCCCAACGTCCGTGCGGCGCGGGCGATCGAGCTCCGGCTCGCCGAGGGGGCGGACGGCGTC
Above is a genomic segment from Pseudomonadota bacterium containing:
- a CDS encoding M50 family metallopeptidase — translated: MSIAISIIALGLLIAFHELGHYAAARLVGMRVLRYSIGFFKPILSWTSKKTGIVYQVGILPLGGFVQIKGMNPFEEGAFEDPDSYQTKSAWRRAAVIAAGPAANFALSFVVLWALFAIGGPMEVDEARVGAVSRGGPAERAGLEPGDRVIELDGRPISTWEELSSNLHESPGKRVELLVERGEARRTIAVTPEDKGGMGLIGIGQPSVLVRYPVHGAAGAALGQCTSWISMTFAGLKSWMTEEDSAMSPVGPVGIVKMAASSLDVGPAHFIVFVAYLSVMLFLFNLFPLPALDGGRCLVLLGETITRRRLNRTIDAYVNTAGFFLVLGLIAVITVKEVFFG
- a CDS encoding TlpA family protein disulfide reductase, encoding MSGGAKSPARPRGRAGRAVALVAIAAAIAGLFLVQLTGGGKLPEGAVAPAFSLPRADRAGERVELALLRGKVVVLDFWSTTCPPCLAEMDELETLRRRMGPRGVEVVGICAGGEPVDEVARFVRGRGVSYPIAVDEDGVAAAAYRVRSLPTLYVVDAAGRVTAGHSGFWAEDDIAAAVADALAAPGANR
- the alr gene encoding alanine racemase, whose amino-acid sequence is MDASMANTWIEISAGAVANNVAAFRGIAGPDRALMAVVKSDAYGHGMREVAGIALGAGADWLGVFSALEGLALREAGIDAPILVFGPVPEAALDRALAAGLRLTAASPIAAAAIAARPGAKGARVHVKVETGTNRQGMLAGELPGAVRLLEAAGAVVEGAYTHFADIEDTTEHAYAAKQKARFLEVLDGLRAAGVEIPMPHTACSAAAILFPETHHALVRAGIGVYGLWPSKETRVSANALGRNRLGLRPAMTWKTRIAQIKCVVAGDYVGYGRTFRATRSTLLAVLPVGYADGYDRSLSNAARTIVRGVRAPVVGRVCMNMMMIDVSDVPGAAEGDEVVLLGSQGDESVTAEDLARLAGTINYEIVTRAAPGAPRIVVE
- a CDS encoding acyl-CoA dehydratase activase-related protein, with the translated sequence MRYAADPPSRRVRPAGGRIGVPRSLCYDELRAFFDAALSAHGFEVVHAARSSAATLAAGLARCVDEVCFPLKVFFGHVAALADGGVDTVLVPRIVSLAKGRNLCPKFHVLPDLVESAFPELCVIAPYVDLHHSRRVDLALHLVDAMRPALVELGAFDSRSKGRLADAWRAECARAEAPAPGGDAVRVAAIGHLYAERDPFLGVGVARELGRLGAVVVGSPEIVPEAPSAIEDGMYYEPNVRAARAIELRLAEGADGVVLLTYFACGPDSYAADVIVGRLKARGARVPFLRLILDEQTSSEGLVTRLATFVDVARLGRDLRGGGRA